CCGTTCGTCTTCAGCCGCCTGCGGACGAACGTGTGGAAGCTCGGGCGGGTGAGCTGGTTGACCAGGAAGGGCACCGCACGGCCCGGCAGGCGCGCGTAGTTGACGAACCCGAACGGGGACGCCCCTATGGCCTGCAGCGGGAGGGAGTTGTCGACACCGGTCTTGGCCGTGTACCAGCCGGTGAGCCCCTCCCAGACGCGCACCGAGCTCAGCGGGCTGCCCGTGAAGTCGTTCAGGACGCGGGGGACGTCGTAGGCCCCGAAGCGGAACATCGCCCCGATGGTCTCCGGCGGGGTGGGCGTATAGTTGTACCCGGCGAAGCCCTCGATGGGGCGGGCCGAGCGGTTCCAGACGGAGTGGACGTTGTCGTCCAGGCCCTGCAGGCGCAGATCCAAGGAAACACGCATCGACCGGAGAACCACATGACACCGGCGAGGCGATCGGCAAAGACCGCTCAGCGGGGCATCGGGTCGTCGTCGCCGTACCGGGCCGCGTTCTCGGGCAGATAGCGGGCGAGGGTGGAACGCACCGCGGTGCGCACAAAGACGTCCAGGTCGTCGAATGCCTGGGGATTGACCGTCAGCGCGGTGAACAGAATTCCCATGACCGTCATTTCCAGTTGCAACGCGTCCTGCGCTGACACGTCGATCCCGGCTGCACGGCACTGCCGGATGATGAGGTCCCGCCGTGCGGTCATGGCGTCGGCCAGCACGTCGCGCAGATGCGGGTCCCTGCTGCCCTCCAGGTGCAGCTCCAGCAGCGCCATCGGCTGGGACCGGTCCGCCGACAGCATCTGCCGGAGGACCGTGACCAGTGCGTCCTCCAGGCCCGCAGGATCGATCGGCTGGACGACGTTGCCGTCGATCCGATCGGCGAGACGGCGCGTCACCCGGTCCACGACCCCGTTCACCAGGGCGGCGCGGGTGCGGAAGTACCGCGAGGTGGTCCCGGGAGGGGCCTCGGCTGCGGCATCGACCGCGCGGTGGGTCAGCCCGTGGGATCCCTCCCTCGCCAGGACCTCGATGGCGGCGCCGGCCAGCCGGTCGCGGCGTCGAGGGTTAGGTGGCGGCACGGTGCGGGTCGTCCTCCTGATCTGTGCTCTCTGCCGGACCACACCATTTCAGCAGAGCCGAACGGACATCGGTGTCGGCCGGGGTGTCCGCGGCCCATGCGACGTACCCGTCCGGGCGGATCAGCGCCGCCGCCACCCGCAACGGGCCGGTCGCGCGCACCGGCCGCACCCGGTCGCTCCACGGCCCGGACGCGGCCCCGTCCCTGGTGAGTAGCGCGAAGCGCCCGTCACGCAGCACCTCGTACAGCCGCCCCTGGTCGGTCGGCCCCGCGCTCCACGACCCGGCTGGTCACGCCTGCCAGCGCCAGCTCACAGGCCGCCATCAGGCCGGTCGGTCCTGCGCCGACGATGACTACGTCGTCCATTCCGCCTCCCCAGCCGGTTCGCTACTATCGTAGCGCTACATTTGTATCGCATGCTGGCTCAGCGGTCACGGCAAGGGGAGAGTTCACCGGTGGCGACATCGGCACCGTGGTCGCCTCGTTCGTCGGTACCGGCTTCTACGATGCGGTGAACACCACAGCGGGTGAGATCGTGATGAGAGGAGGAGCGGCCGCGTGAACGAGCAGCTGGATCTGGAGCCTGCGGCGAATCGGATGAGGGCTCTGACCGCGGAGATCACCGACGACGACCTTACGGCGCCCACCCCGTGCGCGGGCTGTTCCGCGGGTGACCTGTTCGACCATGTCTCAGGGCTCGCGCTCGCCTTCCGGTTAGCCGCCGAGAAGGCCTCCTCGCCCTCCGATGGACCGCCCCCGCAGCCCTCGGCCGCGAACCTGCCCGCCGACTGGCGGGAGCGGCTGGCGCGGCGGTCGATGACCTCGTGACCGCGTGGCGGGATCCCGCGGCGTGGCAGGGCGTCTGCGCAGTGGGAGGGGTCGAGCTTTCCGGGCGGGAGGCCGGGATGGTCGCCCTGAACGAGCTGGTGCTGCACGGCTGGGACCTCGCCCGCGCCATCGGGCGGCCCTATGAGTGCGATCCCGCCGATGCGCAGGCGTGCCTCGCCTTCACATCGAGCATCCCCGACGATCCGCAGGCGCGCGAGGGACTGTTCGGCCCGGTCGTCGACGTACCGGCGGACGCCCCCGTGTTCGACCGGGTCCTCGGCCTCAGCGGCCGCGACCCTTTGGACCCCGCGCTGACACCCGGCCCTTGGGGAACACCGGAGCGGCTGTGAGCGACGGAGGTTTCGAAGCGAGCGATGACTGATCGGGTTTTGACTGCTGCGTTCGCGAGGCGGGGCGAGATTTCCAGGACTCGGCCTGCTGTGCCGCCGGCGCCTCCGTTTTCGGCAATCTTGACCTTATAGGGCCTAAAAACGCTGAAATAACGCCGACAAGGTCAAGATCGGCGAAAATGAGCCCGTCGGGGCCGAGTGAACCGGCCTTTCTCCGGACGGGCATGCGGCACCTCTGCGGGCAGGTGGCGGACTCGTCCGGGGCCGGCCGGGGCGGAGCCGCCGGCTACTCCCGTGCGCTGACCAGGTCGCCGAGCCGTCCGAGGGCGGAGGTGCGTGCGAGGCCGGCGTTCTCCCTGCGGTCGGCCTCGCGGTACAGCGCGTAGACGCCCTGGGCGCCGATCCAGCGCAGCGGCTCGGGCTCCCAGTTGCGGGCGCTGTGGTCGACCCAGGGCAGCCGGGTGAGTTCGGTGCTCTCGCGCAGCACCAGGTCACGCAGGGTGCGACCGGCCAGGTTGGTGGCCGTGACGCCGTGACCGACGTACCCGCCGGCCCAACCCAGCCCCGTGCGGTGGTCGACCCCGGCGCTGGAGCACCAGTCGCGGGGCACCCCCAGGATCCCGCTCCAGGTGTGGACGACTCCGGCGTGCCGGGCGGCGGGGAAGTAGCGGGTCAGGACGCGCCACAGCGCCAGGACCGTCTTCGGATGGGTGCCGCCGTCGGGGTCCCACCGGGAGCCGAACAGGTAGGGGACGCCGCGCCCGCCGATGGCGATGCGGTCATCGGCGGTCCGCTGGCCGTAGACGTAGGTGTGGGCGTTGTCGCTGAACAGCTCGCGCTCCTGCCAGCCGATCTCCTCCCACACCGCAGCGGGCAGCGGCTCGGTGACGATCATCGAGCTGTTCATGGGCAGCAGCATCCGCCGGGCGCCGCGCAGTGACGCGGTGAAGCCCTCGGTCGCCCGGATCACATACTCGGCGCGCACGGTGCCGCGGTCGGTGCGGGCGCAGGCCGGTGCACCGCCGGTGCGCGGCCGCAGTTCGGTCACCGCGGTGCCCTCGAACAGGTCCACGCCGAGCGACTCGACCGCGCGGGCCAGCTCCAGCGCCAGCCGCGCCGGATGGATCCGCGCGCCGTGCGGGGACCAGGTCGCGGCGGAGGCGTTGCGGACCGCGATCCGCCCGGCGCGCTCCTCCGGGGACAGCAGGCGCAGGTCCTGCTCGGTGAACCCCCATTCGCGCAGGCCCGCGACCTTGGCGTGCAGCCGGTCGCGCTGGGCGTCGCCGACGGCCACGCTGAAGATGCCGCCGCGGACGACCTCGGTGTCCAGCCCTTCCTTGTCGACCACCGCGGCGACCTCGCCGATGGACGCGCGCATCTCCTCCTGCAGGGCGAGGACGGCGCCGCGGCCGTGCGTGGCGGCGAAGCGCCGCCGCGACCCGGCGAGCTCGGCGGACAGCCAGCCGCCGTTGCGCCCCGAAGCGCCGAAGCCGGCGAACTCCTTCTCCAGCACGGCGATGCGCAGGCCGGGTCGGGCCTTCTTGAGGTAGTAGGCGGTCCACAGGCCGGTGTAGCCGCCGCCCACGATGCACACGTCGTAGTCGGCGGAGCCCGGCAGCGCGGGGCGCGGACCCGGTCTGCCGGTCTGCCGGAACCAGAAGGACACTCTTCCGTTGGCGAAGCCGTTCGCGCGGGGAACGTGGCTCAGTGCGCTTCCGGACATGGTCGTGACAACTCCGTGAGCTGGGTTTCCGGGGATCGCTCGGGCGGGCCGCAATCCGCCGCGGCACGAGTTCACCCATGAAAGCACAGTTCAGAGCGGCGTGTAAAGAAAACTTATCTACAGCAAAAAGAATCTTGCATTGTGCCGGGGCGCTCGGTAGCTTCACTGACCATGACCGAGCCGACTGCTCCACCCCCCGCCTCCGACCCGGGTCGCGACGCCCAGGAGGGCGTCGGCCCGCGTCTGCGCCGCCGCCGCAAGGCCAAGAGGTTCACCCTCGCCCAGACCGCCCGGCAGGCCGGTCTCAGCGAGGGATTCCTCAGCCAGCTCGAACGGGGCCGTGTCAGCGGCAGCGTGGCCACACTGCAGCGCGTCGCCGCCGTCCTGGGGCTGACCGTCGGCGAACTGTTCGACGAGTCCTGGTCGGACGACACCGCGCTGCACCGCTACGCCGAGGCGTCGCCGTTCCGCTTCGGCACCGCCGCGCGCAAGATCCGCCTCACCCCCAAGGGCAACAACCATCTGGAGGTCTTCCTCGGCGAGTTCGAACCGGGAGGCAGCACGGGGGACG
This sequence is a window from Spinactinospora alkalitolerans. Protein-coding genes within it:
- a CDS encoding TIGR03086 family metal-binding protein translates to MAGAAGAAVDDLVTAWRDPAAWQGVCAVGGVELSGREAGMVALNELVLHGWDLARAIGRPYECDPADAQACLAFTSSIPDDPQAREGLFGPVVDVPADAPVFDRVLGLSGRDPLDPALTPGPWGTPERL
- a CDS encoding NAD(P)/FAD-dependent oxidoreductase, whose product is MSGSALSHVPRANGFANGRVSFWFRQTGRPGPRPALPGSADYDVCIVGGGYTGLWTAYYLKKARPGLRIAVLEKEFAGFGASGRNGGWLSAELAGSRRRFAATHGRGAVLALQEEMRASIGEVAAVVDKEGLDTEVVRGGIFSVAVGDAQRDRLHAKVAGLREWGFTEQDLRLLSPEERAGRIAVRNASAATWSPHGARIHPARLALELARAVESLGVDLFEGTAVTELRPRTGGAPACARTDRGTVRAEYVIRATEGFTASLRGARRMLLPMNSSMIVTEPLPAAVWEEIGWQERELFSDNAHTYVYGQRTADDRIAIGGRGVPYLFGSRWDPDGGTHPKTVLALWRVLTRYFPAARHAGVVHTWSGILGVPRDWCSSAGVDHRTGLGWAGGYVGHGVTATNLAGRTLRDLVLRESTELTRLPWVDHSARNWEPEPLRWIGAQGVYALYREADRRENAGLARTSALGRLGDLVSARE
- a CDS encoding aromatic-ring hydroxylase C-terminal domain-containing protein, translating into MLRDGRFALLTRDGAASGPWSDRVRPVRATGPLRVAAALIRPDGYVAWAADTPADTDVRSALLKWCGPAESTDQEDDPHRAAT
- a CDS encoding helix-turn-helix domain-containing protein, with translation MTEPTAPPPASDPGRDAQEGVGPRLRRRRKAKRFTLAQTARQAGLSEGFLSQLERGRVSGSVATLQRVAAVLGLTVGELFDESWSDDTALHRYAEASPFRFGTAARKIRLTPKGNNHLEVFLGEFEPGGSTGDEPYAHGDSDELLLVISGRIEVTLGEETHLLGPLDSVSYSSATPHRAREADGGTAQVLWSISPPSY
- a CDS encoding FAD-dependent monooxygenase, with the translated sequence MDDVVIVGAGPTGLMAACELALAGVTSRVVERGADRPGAAVRGAA
- a CDS encoding maleylpyruvate isomerase N-terminal domain-containing protein — translated: MNEQLDLEPAANRMRALTAEITDDDLTAPTPCAGCSAGDLFDHVSGLALAFRLAAEKASSPSDGPPPQPSAANLPADWRERLARRSMTS
- a CDS encoding TetR/AcrR family transcriptional regulator, whose translation is MPPPNPRRRDRLAGAAIEVLAREGSHGLTHRAVDAAAEAPPGTTSRYFRTRAALVNGVVDRVTRRLADRIDGNVVQPIDPAGLEDALVTVLRQMLSADRSQPMALLELHLEGSRDPHLRDVLADAMTARRDLIIRQCRAAGIDVSAQDALQLEMTVMGILFTALTVNPQAFDDLDVFVRTAVRSTLARYLPENAARYGDDDPMPR